Proteins from a genomic interval of Salmo trutta unplaced genomic scaffold, fSalTru1.1, whole genome shotgun sequence:
- the LOC115191211 gene encoding GTP-binding protein 1 isoform X1: MASLAAIEPGLTPGTLLKEESVVPVSIFAPDCGDDLSGGECFEDGENVNGESEDHLDFTSKLTLVSPTGEQYDSLLRQLRERMDEGCGETIYVVGVGSDGGDYGLDEGDMEASVATVQSLCEQIEADMILLRERSDAGGKVRDYLIRRRVGEEDFLEVRVAVVGNVDAGKSTLLGVLTHGELDNGRGFARQKLFRHKHEMESGRTSSVGNDILGFDQEGHVVNKPDNHGGSLDWTKICERSSKVITFIDLAGHEKYLKTTVFGMTGHLPDFCMLMVGSNAGIVGMTKEHLGLALALNVPVFVVVTKIDMCPANILAETLHLLQRLLKSPGCRKIPVLVQNKDDVIVTASNFSSERMCPIFQVSNVTGENMDLLKMFLNLLSSKTSYREDEPAEFQIDDTYSVPGVGTVVSGTTLRGLIRLNDTLLLGPDPLGSFLSIAVKSIHRKRMPVKEVRGGQTASFALKKIKRSSIRKGMVMISPRLTPQATWEFMAEILVLHHPTTISPRYQAMVHCGSIRQTATILTMNRDCLRTGDKASVHFRFIKTPEYLHTDQRLVFREGRTKAVGTITKLLQSVTKAQQAKMQSTKKGTTSANEEAGSAPRPDSPNAGQLPTVGEEETLCKDGNRENQPKSGGGGRRRGGQRHRGKALNSTASPTSQHTPAAAGVGTTA; encoded by the exons ATGGCGTCGTTGGCAGCTATAGAGCCAGGGCTAACCCCGGGGACATTACTGAAAGAGGAATCCGTAGTACCAGTTTCTATATTCGCACCGGACTGTGGGGATGACCTTTCAGGGGGAGAGTGCTTCGAAGACGGAGAGAATGTTAACGGCGAGTCCGAGGATCATTTAGACTTTACTAGCAAG CTGACTCTGGTCAGCCCCACAGGAGAACAGTATGACTCGTTACTACGGCAACTCCgagagaggatggatgaaggATGTGGGGAGACCATTTATGTTGTGGGAGTGGGCTCAG ACGGAGGTGACTATGGTCTGGACGAGGGGGACATGGAGGCGTCAGTGGCCACGGTTCAATCCCTGTGTGAGCAGATAGAGGCAGACATGATCCTGCTGAGAGAACGTAGTGACGCAGGGGGGAAAGTACGAGACTACCTCATCCGCCGACGGGTCGGAGAGGAGGACTTCCTGGAagtgag GGTGGCGGTGGTGGGTAACGTGGATGCCGGTAAGAGCACCCTGCTGGGGGTGTTGACCCACGGGGAGCTGGACAACGGCAGGGGGTTCGCCAGGCAGAAGCTCTTCCGACACAAACACGAGATGGAGAGCGGCAGGACCAGCAGTGTGGGGAACGACATCCTGGGCTTCGACCAGGAGGGTCAT GTGGTGAATAAGCCAGACAATCATGGGGGCAGTCTGGACTGGACTAAGATCTGTGAGAGGTCCTCTAAGGTCATCACCTTTATAGATCTGGCCGGCCACGAGAAGTATCTGAAAACCACTGTGTTTGGAATGACCGGACACCTACCAGACTTCTGTATGCTCATG gtgggcAGTAATGCAGGTAttgtagggatgaccaaggagcATCTAGGTTTGGCTCTAGCCCTGAATGTACCAGTCTTTGTAGTGGTGACCAAGATAGACATGTGTCCAGCCAACATCCTAGCAG agACACTGCATCTGTTACAGAGGTTACTGAAGTCCCCAGGATGTAGAAAGATCCCTGTACTGGTTCAAAACAAAGATGACGTTATTGTCACTGCATCAAACTTCAGCTCAGAGAG gATGTGTCCAATCTTCCAGGTCTCCAATGTAACAGGAGAGAACATGGACCTTCTGAAGATGTTCCTCAACCTACTGTCTTCTAAAACCTCCTACAGAGAAGATGAGCCTGCCGAGTTCCAGATCGATGACACCTACTCAGTACCG gGTGTGGGCACAGTAGTATCCGGCACTACGTTACGTGGATTGATACGACTGAATGACACGCTGCTGCTCGGCCCAGACCCCCTGGGCAGTTTCCTCTCCATCGCTGTCAAATCTATCCACCGCAAGAGGATGCCAGTCAAAGAGGTCCGGGGGGGACAGACCGCCTCCTTCGCACTCAAAAAG ATCAAGCGTTCCTCCATCAGGAAGGGGATGGTGATGATCTCTCCCAGACTAACACCGCAGGCTACCTGGGAGTTCATGGCTGAGATACTGGTCCTGCACCACCCCACCACCATATCACCACGATACCAGGCTATGG TGCACTGTGGCAGCATCAGACAGACGGCCACCATTCTGACCATGAACAGAGACTGTCTACGTACCGGGGACAAGGCCTCAGTCCACTTCAGATTCATCAAGACCCCCGAGTACCTCCACACAGACCAGAGACTGGTGTTCAGAGAGGGACGCACCAAGGCTGTGGGCACCATCACCAAG CTGCTCCAGTCAGTCACCAAGGCCCAGCAGGCCAAGATGCAGTCCACTAAGAAGGGCACCACGTCAGCCAATGAGGAGGCAGGATCCGCACCGCGGCCTGACAGCCCCAACGCAGGACAGCTACCG acagtgggggaggaggagacgcTATGTAAAGACGGCAACAGAGAGAACCAG CCCAAGTCAGGAGgtggaggcaggaggagagggggtcAGAGACACCGAGGAAAAGCCCTGAACAGCACAGCATCACCAACATCACAACACACACCAGCTGCAGCAGGAGTGGGCACCACTGCCTAA
- the LOC115191211 gene encoding GTP-binding protein 1 isoform X2, which produces MASLAAIEPGLTPGTLLKEESVVPVSIFAPDCGDDLSGGECFEDGENVNGESEDHLDFTSKLTLVSPTGEQYDSLLRQLRERMDEGCGETIYVVGVGSDGGDYGLDEGDMEASVATVQSLCEQIEADMILLRERSDAGGKVRDYLIRRRVGEEDFLEVRVAVVGNVDAGKSTLLGVLTHGELDNGRGFARQKLFRHKHEMESGRTSSVGNDILGFDQEGHVVNKPDNHGGSLDWTKICERSSKVITFIDLAGHEKYLKTTVFGMTGHLPDFCMLMVGSNAGIVGMTKEHLGLALALNVPVFVVVTKIDMCPANILAETLHLLQRLLKSPGCRKIPVLVQNKDDVIVTASNFSSERMCPIFQVSNVTGENMDLLKMFLNLLSSKTSYREDEPAEFQIDDTYSVPGVGTVVSGTTLRGLIRLNDTLLLGPDPLGSFLSIAVKSIHRKRMPVKEVRGGQTASFALKKIKRSSIRKGMVMISPRLTPQATWEFMAEILVLHHPTTISPRYQAMVHCGSIRQTATILTMNRDCLRTGDKASVHFRFIKTPEYLHTDQRLVFREGRTKAVGTITKLLQSVTKAQQAKMQSTKKGTTSANEEAGSAPRPDSPNAGQLPPKSGGGGRRRGGQRHRGKALNSTASPTSQHTPAAAGVGTTA; this is translated from the exons ATGGCGTCGTTGGCAGCTATAGAGCCAGGGCTAACCCCGGGGACATTACTGAAAGAGGAATCCGTAGTACCAGTTTCTATATTCGCACCGGACTGTGGGGATGACCTTTCAGGGGGAGAGTGCTTCGAAGACGGAGAGAATGTTAACGGCGAGTCCGAGGATCATTTAGACTTTACTAGCAAG CTGACTCTGGTCAGCCCCACAGGAGAACAGTATGACTCGTTACTACGGCAACTCCgagagaggatggatgaaggATGTGGGGAGACCATTTATGTTGTGGGAGTGGGCTCAG ACGGAGGTGACTATGGTCTGGACGAGGGGGACATGGAGGCGTCAGTGGCCACGGTTCAATCCCTGTGTGAGCAGATAGAGGCAGACATGATCCTGCTGAGAGAACGTAGTGACGCAGGGGGGAAAGTACGAGACTACCTCATCCGCCGACGGGTCGGAGAGGAGGACTTCCTGGAagtgag GGTGGCGGTGGTGGGTAACGTGGATGCCGGTAAGAGCACCCTGCTGGGGGTGTTGACCCACGGGGAGCTGGACAACGGCAGGGGGTTCGCCAGGCAGAAGCTCTTCCGACACAAACACGAGATGGAGAGCGGCAGGACCAGCAGTGTGGGGAACGACATCCTGGGCTTCGACCAGGAGGGTCAT GTGGTGAATAAGCCAGACAATCATGGGGGCAGTCTGGACTGGACTAAGATCTGTGAGAGGTCCTCTAAGGTCATCACCTTTATAGATCTGGCCGGCCACGAGAAGTATCTGAAAACCACTGTGTTTGGAATGACCGGACACCTACCAGACTTCTGTATGCTCATG gtgggcAGTAATGCAGGTAttgtagggatgaccaaggagcATCTAGGTTTGGCTCTAGCCCTGAATGTACCAGTCTTTGTAGTGGTGACCAAGATAGACATGTGTCCAGCCAACATCCTAGCAG agACACTGCATCTGTTACAGAGGTTACTGAAGTCCCCAGGATGTAGAAAGATCCCTGTACTGGTTCAAAACAAAGATGACGTTATTGTCACTGCATCAAACTTCAGCTCAGAGAG gATGTGTCCAATCTTCCAGGTCTCCAATGTAACAGGAGAGAACATGGACCTTCTGAAGATGTTCCTCAACCTACTGTCTTCTAAAACCTCCTACAGAGAAGATGAGCCTGCCGAGTTCCAGATCGATGACACCTACTCAGTACCG gGTGTGGGCACAGTAGTATCCGGCACTACGTTACGTGGATTGATACGACTGAATGACACGCTGCTGCTCGGCCCAGACCCCCTGGGCAGTTTCCTCTCCATCGCTGTCAAATCTATCCACCGCAAGAGGATGCCAGTCAAAGAGGTCCGGGGGGGACAGACCGCCTCCTTCGCACTCAAAAAG ATCAAGCGTTCCTCCATCAGGAAGGGGATGGTGATGATCTCTCCCAGACTAACACCGCAGGCTACCTGGGAGTTCATGGCTGAGATACTGGTCCTGCACCACCCCACCACCATATCACCACGATACCAGGCTATGG TGCACTGTGGCAGCATCAGACAGACGGCCACCATTCTGACCATGAACAGAGACTGTCTACGTACCGGGGACAAGGCCTCAGTCCACTTCAGATTCATCAAGACCCCCGAGTACCTCCACACAGACCAGAGACTGGTGTTCAGAGAGGGACGCACCAAGGCTGTGGGCACCATCACCAAG CTGCTCCAGTCAGTCACCAAGGCCCAGCAGGCCAAGATGCAGTCCACTAAGAAGGGCACCACGTCAGCCAATGAGGAGGCAGGATCCGCACCGCGGCCTGACAGCCCCAACGCAGGACAGCTACCG CCCAAGTCAGGAGgtggaggcaggaggagagggggtcAGAGACACCGAGGAAAAGCCCTGAACAGCACAGCATCACCAACATCACAACACACACCAGCTGCAGCAGGAGTGGGCACCACTGCCTAA